AGCTCACACCATTCACCTGATCGGTAAAATCTACAGGCACTGCCGCATTATTGCCATCACGAATCTGTCCCCGCAGCCAGTGCTTTTTGCCATCTCCGTAGATCCACATACTGATTTTCTCAGGATACCCTGGAATCAGAATTCGATTGGCGGCTGAGCTTGCGGCTAAATAAGCACCCGATGTGCCTGTTTTATTGACAAAATCATATTCCAGCTTCAAGGCTTTATCCCCACTGCGGACAAAATCCTGATCCGTCACTTCCTGAATCGCCACACTGTTAGCTGCTGCGCTGGAGGCTATATATTTATCAATACCATTTTCAAAATCCTCCAGTATTACAGGCGGTAACCCCACATTTACTTCAAAAGAAGTCTCAACGTCCCCGTAATTGGCAAAAATCTTACCGTTCTTACCGTTCTCACTCGTCGCCTGAAACAGACCATTCTCGTCCACAGTTCCGATCTCGCCCTCAACTCGCCAGTTGAAGCTGTGGTTGTCAGCTTGAATCACCTGTCCATTTCGAAGAGCCTTTATAGTCAATTGCGCAGTTGCACCTGAGGTATAAGTTTTGATCTCATCAGGAAACTTAAGCTCTGTAAGCTTATCCACCACTTCAATTTCACCGCTGCCTTTGACAGGTCCAGCTTCTACAGTCACCTTTCCAGTCCCGGCTGAGGTTCCTGCAGTGAAGACTCCGTTTCCGTCAATGTTTCCAAGACTTGAGTCCACCTGCCAATTCAGCGTACTCGAATAAGGAGCCGGATGGCCGTTCTCGTCCACTCCTGCCGCTTTAAATACAAAGCTGGATCCTTGCAAAATACGTTCCGCATTCGGATGCACAACCAGCTTAGAAGCTGCAGATTGCTCAGGGGCTGTATTAACAACTAGTAAACCGTTACCAGTTTTACGTTCGTAGCCATCAGAGCCTTGATTCATCATTTTGACGCCGGTAGTACCTGGCATTCTGGCAACAAAAGTAGAAGAACCGCCACCATCTAGATTCATAGCGTTCACTACACCCATATCCTTCAGAATGTTGCCAAGCTCCTCGGTATCCACACCTTCACTAAAGCCCGGAGATCTTCCATCCACTTCGAATAGAACGAGACTTCCGTCCGCTTTTGTACCAATAGCTGTACGTGGATGAAATCCTAAAGGACCCACACCTTGTTGAACTACGCCGTCCTTTACCAGCGGTCCTTCGCCACCAATGGCTACCCTGACCTCATTCCATTCCCCACTCAGCGCAAAATTCGCGGTAACCATATCGCCCACCGATAATCCTTGGAGAACAGAACGTGATGTTCCGTTGGCAGACAGAATTACTTTTCCTTTTGCCAGTGGTGAATTCCCCTGATTATTACGAATTTCAGAAACCCTTAGCTTCAAGGTCTGTCCGCTCTTTACTTCTCCTTCGACGATATCTAGTACAACCTCATCGCCCTCATTGGTCGATTTTGTTGATGTATTATAATTTTCCGTGTAGAGAACGAGATCATTCGTATTCCGATAACGGTTAATACTGGTTAGATTAGTCGTTTTTCCGTTTATGGTAATATTCTTGGTTAGTTTGGGTACACCATATATGGAGCTTCCATCTTCTTTTAACCCGAAAGTAAAAGCTGAAATAGAACTGTTCAAGATCACACCATCATCCATAAACAATCCGTTAGGAACACCTGTTGCAAAACCGGAGATTTCATAGAAATCACCGTTAACCCCTGCTATTACACGGTTTCCGGGTGCATCCGCATAAGATGCCATTTCTGTAACACCCTTCATACCGTAAACCTTTCCATCCTTAGTTCCAGCCCGCAGCTCCAAATTTGAATTTTGCGGATTAAACTCGACGGCATGAATTTTTTGCAAACCACGCTCATTCTGAAGATCCATCCAGGTATACATCGCCCCAGGTGCAAGCTCTGTCTTGCGGACATCAATGACAGTGCCATAGTCTGACGCAGGTAAATCAGATATGGAAGCGCGAACAAACGCTCCCGGTTGTAATAATGAAATCATCAGAACAAAGATAACTGCTACATTAATTTGCTTTAAATACCTTCTCACTTTGCTGATATCCTCCCCACTTGGCTGTCCTTATTACGATCTGAAATGGACAACATCATAGGGTTCATATTAACTAGGAAGCGTAAAGGTAAGATAAAATCTACCAAGGCGTATTGTTAACTTCTTCTTATCCCTTCATCAAATTCATGTTTAAGCCTGCTGATGAATCTTCGGGCGGTTTTCGATACTTGTTTGGAAGCTGAAACAATAGAACCTGGATATTTCGTATTGTTATCAGGAGATCGTAACTCAATCGTCTTCATAATCTGCTGAGAATCCTCAAATGTTTTTAGAAAAGAATAATCCATACCAATCGTGATCGCTAATCCTGCTGCAACTGCATTCTCAATGGCCCGAGTGTTGTTGCTTACAAAAAGGATATTCATTGGCCCATACCCCTGTAAATAACGCTCCACAAAGTCCTGTATATAATGATCATCGTATAAAACCAACGTCTGACCTACTAACTGATCAGGTGTAATCATTGTATTTAAAGCTAATGGTGAATGGAGATGAACACCCACAACAATCTTTCCTTCCATTAATCGTTTAAACACGACCCCTTTATGTTTCTTTGGCATGCCCTCTGGCGAGACCATCAGTCCAATGTCCATTTCATCCTGAAGCACATTATCTAGAATCTCTTTAGGTCCCTTTTCAAAAATCTCTATTTTCACATTTGGAAAATCTACCTTGAAGCCGGATATAACCTTCACTATTAGATGCATGGGTCCCGGAATCGTAGCAATCTTCAAATGACCACTTAGCGTATCGCTGTAGATCTGTGCTTCAGCTTTTAATTCATTTACTTTCATTAATACTTCATTTGCCTTACTAATAATCGCATGTCCTTCTGCAGTGGGAACCGCTTTTTGTCCTCGCGAACGGATGAACAAAGTGACTCCCAGCTCTGCTTCTAACAGTGTAATGGACTGGCTTATTGCGGATAGGGTTATGTGACGATTCTGAGCTGCTTTGGTTAATGAACCAATCTTTGCGACTTCTACGATATTCTCGCATTGCTCTAAATTCAATTGAATCACTCCCTAAGTTAATATTTACTTAACAGTTATTAAATTTACTTAAATTTTAATTAATTTAGACAAGTGTTACAATGTAAATAAGTTAGCAAGTAACCTTTTTTTAATATATAAACCTATATTTCTAGTATAACTATATTTCTCGAGGAGGAGTCTCAGATGACAGAAAAAAGAGTAGCCGTAATAACAGGTGGAGCCAGTGGAATCGGGAAACAAACCGCTTTTAAATTTGCTAGTAAGGGTGATCAGGTAGTCGTTGCCGATTTCAACCAACAATTAGGTGAA
The window above is part of the Paenibacillus sp. FSL K6-0276 genome. Proteins encoded here:
- a CDS encoding LysR family transcriptional regulator — translated: MNLEQCENIVEVAKIGSLTKAAQNRHITLSAISQSITLLEAELGVTLFIRSRGQKAVPTAEGHAIISKANEVLMKVNELKAEAQIYSDTLSGHLKIATIPGPMHLIVKVISGFKVDFPNVKIEIFEKGPKEILDNVLQDEMDIGLMVSPEGMPKKHKGVVFKRLMEGKIVVGVHLHSPLALNTMITPDQLVGQTLVLYDDHYIQDFVERYLQGYGPMNILFVSNNTRAIENAVAAGLAITIGMDYSFLKTFEDSQQIMKTIELRSPDNNTKYPGSIVSASKQVSKTARRFISRLKHEFDEGIRRS